In the Clostridium beijerinckii genome, one interval contains:
- a CDS encoding sugar ABC transporter permease, protein MQLSKSTSSEKEKKLGLGVIFKSKMAAILIATAAIWVLFTFLTDGNFLTTRNLSNLFRQMSITGVLAIGMVFVIILGEIDLSAGSTLGLLGGIAAILNVWFGFSAIPTVVITLILGVIMGAWNGYWIAFRNVPSFIVTLASMLVFRGVLIGITGGNTVAPLTADFKAIGQAYLPTVVGYILVVLAIVGSAYLILGNRKNKIKYNIEVRPMALDVLTIVGIGVISLVLVLILNDYQGFPIPVFIMLLLALILAFVGTKTIFGRRIYGIGGNRDAARLSGINVKKHIIVIYSVLGLLCAVAGILLTSRLNAGSVSAGQNAEMDAIASCVIGGASLAGGSGTVAGALVGALVMASIDNGMSMMNTPTFWQYIVKGLILLIAVWMDISSKNKK, encoded by the coding sequence ATGCAATTAAGTAAAAGTACAAGTTCAGAAAAAGAAAAGAAATTAGGTTTAGGGGTTATATTTAAATCTAAGATGGCAGCAATATTAATAGCAACAGCAGCAATATGGGTTTTGTTCACGTTTTTAACAGATGGAAATTTTTTGACAACAAGAAATTTATCAAATTTATTTAGACAAATGTCAATTACTGGTGTACTTGCAATAGGCATGGTTTTTGTAATCATTTTAGGTGAAATAGATCTTTCAGCAGGATCAACTTTAGGTTTACTTGGAGGAATTGCAGCAATATTAAATGTTTGGTTTGGTTTTTCAGCTATCCCAACAGTGGTAATAACATTAATACTTGGAGTTATTATGGGAGCTTGGAATGGATATTGGATAGCCTTTAGAAATGTGCCATCATTTATAGTTACTTTAGCAAGTATGCTTGTTTTTAGAGGTGTATTAATAGGAATTACAGGTGGTAATACTGTTGCACCATTAACAGCAGATTTCAAAGCTATAGGACAAGCGTATTTACCAACAGTTGTAGGTTATATATTAGTAGTGCTAGCAATTGTAGGTTCAGCATATTTAATATTAGGAAATAGAAAGAATAAGATTAAATATAATATTGAAGTTAGACCAATGGCTTTAGATGTACTTACAATAGTAGGAATTGGAGTTATATCATTAGTTCTAGTGTTAATTCTTAATGACTATCAAGGATTTCCTATACCAGTTTTCATTATGTTACTTTTAGCTTTAATATTAGCATTTGTAGGAACAAAGACTATATTTGGTAGAAGAATATATGGAATTGGTGGAAATAGAGATGCAGCAAGATTATCTGGTATAAACGTAAAAAAACATATTATTGTTATATATTCAGTACTTGGATTACTTTGCGCAGTTGCTGGAATATTACTTACATCAAGATTAAATGCAGGATCAGTTTCAGCTGGTCAAAATGCAGAAATGGATGCAATTGCATCATGTGTTATCGGAGGAGCAAGTTTAGCAGGTGGTAGTGGTACAGTTGCTGGAGCATTAGTTGGTGCACTTGTAATGGCTAGTATAGATAACGGTATGAGTATGATGAATACTCCAACATTCTGGCAATACATCGTTAAAGGTTTAATATTACTAATAGCAGTATGGATGGATATATCATCTAAAAACAAGAAATAA
- the xylA gene encoding xylose isomerase: MREYFENVSKINYEGANSKNPYSFKYYNPDEIIGDKAMKEHLRFALSYWHTLTATGADPFGVGTMIRPWDSETNEMDLAKARMEAAFELMDKLNIEYFCFHDRDIAPEGKTLQETNKNLDEIVALCKSLMKKYNKKLLWGTANCFTNPRYVHGAGTSCNADVFAYAAAQIKKAIEITKELDGENYVFWGGREGYETLLNTDMGLELDNFARLLQMAVDYAKEIGFTGQFLIEPKPKEPTKHQYDFDTATVLGFLKNYNLDKYFKVNIEANHATLAQHTFQHELHFARINNFLGSIDANQGDPLLGWDTDQFPTNIYDATLAMYEILKNGGIAPGGVNFDSKVRRASFEKEDLFLAYIAGMDTFAKGLRVAYKLLENGDLEDFIKEKYSSFTQGIGKEIVEGKVGFKELEAYALNNNPIINKSGRQELLESIVNQYIFEDHK; this comes from the coding sequence ATGAGAGAATACTTTGAAAATGTTTCGAAAATAAATTACGAGGGGGCAAATTCTAAAAATCCATATTCATTTAAATATTATAATCCAGACGAAATTATTGGGGATAAAGCAATGAAAGAACATTTAAGATTTGCCTTATCTTATTGGCACACATTAACAGCTACAGGAGCAGATCCATTTGGTGTTGGGACTATGATTCGTCCATGGGACAGCGAAACTAATGAAATGGATTTAGCTAAAGCAAGAATGGAAGCAGCATTTGAATTAATGGATAAGCTAAACATAGAATATTTCTGCTTCCATGATAGAGATATAGCACCAGAAGGAAAAACATTACAAGAAACTAATAAAAATTTAGATGAGATAGTTGCGTTGTGTAAAAGTTTAATGAAAAAGTATAATAAAAAACTTTTATGGGGAACAGCTAACTGTTTTACTAATCCAAGGTATGTTCATGGTGCAGGTACTAGCTGTAATGCGGATGTATTTGCTTATGCAGCAGCACAAATTAAAAAAGCAATTGAAATAACAAAGGAGCTAGATGGAGAAAACTATGTTTTTTGGGGTGGACGTGAAGGATATGAAACTCTATTAAATACAGATATGGGCTTAGAATTAGATAACTTTGCTAGATTACTTCAAATGGCTGTTGATTATGCTAAAGAAATAGGATTTACAGGACAATTTTTAATAGAGCCAAAGCCAAAGGAACCAACAAAGCACCAATATGATTTTGATACAGCAACAGTTTTAGGATTCCTTAAAAATTATAACCTTGATAAGTATTTTAAAGTTAACATTGAAGCAAATCATGCTACTTTGGCACAACACACATTCCAACATGAACTTCATTTTGCAAGAATCAATAATTTCTTAGGCAGCATAGATGCTAATCAAGGAGATCCGTTACTTGGATGGGATACAGATCAGTTCCCAACAAATATATATGATGCTACATTAGCTATGTATGAAATCCTTAAAAATGGAGGGATTGCACCAGGTGGTGTTAACTTTGATTCTAAAGTTAGAAGGGCATCATTTGAAAAAGAAGATTTATTCTTAGCTTATATAGCAGGAATGGATACATTTGCTAAAGGATTGAGAGTAGCTTATAAACTTTTAGAAAATGGTGATTTAGAAGACTTTATAAAAGAAAAATATTCAAGCTTTACACAAGGAATAGGTAAAGAAATTGTTGAAGGAAAAGTTGGCTTTAAAGAATTAGAAGCATATGCGTTAAACAATAACCCTATAATAAATAAATCTGGAAGACAAGAGTTGTTAGAATCTATAGTTAATCAATATATATTTGAGGATCATAAATAA
- the xylB gene encoding xylulokinase has translation MRYLLGLDIGTSGTKTALFDENGTTIKTATYGYDLFQPQVGWAEQDPEDWWQACVKGIKDVIEKSGVQASDIKGIGLSGQMHGLVMVDKDLNVIRNSIIWCDQRTEKECDYMTEVIGKERLIKITGNPALTGFTLSKLLWVRNNEPENYNKIYKILLPKDYIRLKLTNVFATEVSDASGMQMLDINTRNWSEELLNELNIDKNILADVYESVVVSGKVTEEVAKLTNLAVDTPVVGGAGDQAAGAIGNGIVREGIISTTIGTSGVVFAATDTPRFDKEGRVHTLCHAVPGKWHIMGVTQGAGLSLNWFKRTFCAKEVEESEKLGRDIYDLLTEKAAKSKPGSNGIVYLPYLMGERTPHIDPNVKGAFLGVSLINNHDDFVRSILEGVSFSLKNCLDLIEDMNVNIDEIRVSGGGAESAVWRQILADIFQYSLTTVKASEGGALGVAILAGVGAGIYDSVEDACDRIVKGNKKVSPNEELKEVYSKVYETYNSAYPRIKDI, from the coding sequence ATGAGATATTTATTAGGATTGGATATTGGAACATCAGGAACAAAGACAGCTCTTTTTGATGAAAATGGAACTACAATAAAAACTGCAACTTATGGATATGATTTATTCCAACCACAGGTAGGATGGGCAGAACAAGATCCAGAAGATTGGTGGCAGGCATGTGTAAAGGGAATAAAAGATGTTATTGAAAAAAGTGGTGTACAAGCTTCTGATATTAAAGGTATTGGATTAAGTGGCCAAATGCATGGGCTTGTTATGGTAGATAAAGATCTTAATGTAATTAGAAATTCTATAATCTGGTGTGATCAAAGAACAGAAAAAGAATGTGATTACATGACAGAAGTAATCGGAAAAGAAAGACTAATTAAGATCACTGGTAATCCTGCATTAACTGGATTTACTCTTTCAAAATTATTGTGGGTTAGAAATAATGAACCAGAAAACTATAATAAAATTTACAAAATACTTCTTCCAAAAGATTATATTAGACTTAAATTGACTAATGTTTTTGCAACAGAAGTTTCAGATGCTAGTGGTATGCAAATGTTAGATATAAATACTAGAAACTGGAGCGAAGAATTACTTAATGAGTTAAATATAGATAAAAACATATTAGCAGATGTTTATGAATCAGTAGTTGTTAGTGGAAAAGTTACAGAGGAAGTTGCAAAATTAACAAACTTAGCAGTAGATACACCAGTTGTTGGCGGTGCTGGAGACCAAGCAGCAGGAGCAATAGGAAATGGAATAGTAAGAGAAGGAATAATATCAACAACAATAGGTACTTCAGGAGTAGTATTTGCGGCAACTGATACACCTAGATTTGATAAAGAAGGAAGAGTTCATACTTTGTGTCATGCAGTACCAGGTAAGTGGCATATAATGGGTGTTACTCAAGGAGCTGGTCTATCATTGAACTGGTTTAAAAGAACATTCTGCGCTAAAGAAGTTGAAGAAAGCGAGAAATTAGGAAGAGATATCTATGATTTATTAACTGAAAAAGCAGCAAAATCAAAACCTGGTTCTAATGGAATTGTTTACTTACCATATCTTATGGGAGAAAGAACACCTCATATAGACCCTAATGTAAAAGGTGCATTTTTAGGAGTATCACTAATAAATAACCATGATGATTTTGTACGTAGTATATTAGAAGGTGTTAGCTTTAGTTTGAAAAACTGCCTTGATTTAATCGAAGACATGAATGTAAACATTGATGAAATAAGAGTAAGTGGCGGTGGAGCAGAAAGTGCTGTATGGAGACAAATATTAGCTGATATTTTCCAATATTCATTAACTACAGTTAAAGCATCTGAAGGTGGTGCGCTTGGAGTTGCAATACTAGCAGGGGTTGGAGCAGGAATCTATGATTCTGTAGAAGATGCTTGTGATAGAATCGTAAAAGGAAACAAGAAAGTTTCTCCAAATGAAGAATTAAAAGAAGTATACTCAAAAGTATATGAAACATATAATTCAGCTTATCCAAGAATAAAAGATATTTAA
- a CDS encoding ROK family transcriptional regulator: MIEVNHSKIKETNRKKIIALLLKKNEITKLDISRILDISITTVSTNITELKSEGIVEDVRSLESTGGRKAIAIKLNENCRYSIGVALTPNHIKISLVNIKKKVIESMRVRHNSDGIENIINLLNENIDLLMKKYNLCSANLLGIGISLPGTVDFKEGIIKYSYLLGAKDFNLKEKFEYLDIPVYVDNEANLSAYYEFLNKRDILRNLLYVSITEGLGLGIIINGKIYRGDNNSSGELGHTKIAIDGKKCKCGARGCLEAYTSMNSLIDSYNEANSSNISDIDEFEERYNQNDKDAHDVLNDYLKTLSLGLSNLVMIFDPSSIVIGGDINNLLNDKIDMLKKEVYKDNLFTNENNCSISIASFKESYLLGAAMMPIEEFLEIK, from the coding sequence TTGATAGAAGTAAATCACAGTAAAATAAAAGAAACTAACAGAAAAAAGATAATAGCATTATTATTAAAGAAAAATGAGATCACCAAATTAGATATATCTAGAATATTAGATATAAGTATAACAACAGTTTCTACAAATATTACAGAATTGAAAAGCGAAGGTATTGTAGAAGATGTAAGATCGTTGGAATCTACAGGAGGAAGAAAAGCAATTGCTATTAAGTTGAATGAAAACTGTAGATATTCAATTGGAGTAGCACTAACACCGAATCATATAAAGATATCATTAGTAAATATAAAGAAAAAAGTTATTGAAAGTATGCGAGTTAGACATAATAGTGATGGAATAGAGAACATAATAAATTTACTTAATGAAAATATAGATTTGTTAATGAAGAAATATAATTTATGCTCTGCAAATTTATTAGGAATAGGGATTTCATTACCTGGAACCGTAGATTTTAAAGAAGGCATAATAAAGTATTCATATTTGTTAGGCGCCAAAGATTTTAATTTAAAGGAAAAGTTCGAATACTTAGACATTCCAGTATATGTAGATAATGAAGCAAATTTATCTGCTTACTACGAGTTTTTAAATAAAAGAGATATACTAAGAAATCTATTATATGTATCAATAACAGAAGGTTTAGGCCTCGGTATAATAATAAATGGAAAAATTTACAGAGGTGACAATAACTCATCAGGAGAATTAGGTCATACTAAGATAGCAATTGATGGAAAAAAATGTAAGTGTGGAGCTAGAGGCTGTTTAGAAGCATACACATCTATGAATTCTCTGATTGATAGTTATAATGAAGCTAATAGTTCAAATATTAGTGATATTGATGAATTTGAAGAAAGATATAATCAAAATGACAAAGATGCTCATGATGTATTAAATGATTATTTAAAAACATTGTCTTTAGGTCTATCGAATTTGGTTATGATATTTGATCCTAGCAGCATAGTAATAGGTGGAGATATAAATAATTTACTTAATGATAAGATAGATATGCTAAAAAAAGAGGTTTATAAAGATAACTTATTTACAAATGAAAATAATTGCAGTATAAGTATTGCAAGTTTTAAAGAATCTTATCTACTAGGAGCTGCTATGATGCCTATAGAAGAATTCTTAGAAATTAAATAA
- the fsa gene encoding fructose-6-phosphate aldolase: protein MRFFLDTANVEHIKEANEMGVICGVTTNPSLIAKEGRDFNEVIKEITEIVDGPISGEVVSEDAEGMIKEGREIAAIHKNMIVKIPMTAEGLKATKVLASEGIKTNVTLIFSATQALLAANAGATYVSPFLGRVDDISMIGMDLVRDIAEIFAVHGIETEIIAASVRNPIHVIEAAKAGADISTVPYSLVMQMLKHPLTDQGLERFKADWAAAFGK from the coding sequence ATGAGATTTTTCTTAGACACAGCAAATGTGGAACACATTAAAGAAGCAAATGAAATGGGAGTAATATGTGGTGTAACAACAAATCCATCATTAATAGCAAAAGAAGGAAGAGACTTCAATGAAGTAATAAAAGAAATTACAGAAATAGTTGATGGACCAATAAGTGGAGAAGTTGTAAGTGAAGATGCTGAAGGAATGATAAAAGAAGGAAGAGAAATTGCAGCAATTCATAAGAATATGATAGTAAAGATTCCAATGACAGCTGAAGGATTAAAGGCAACTAAAGTATTAGCTAGTGAAGGAATTAAAACAAATGTAACATTAATATTCTCAGCAACACAAGCTTTACTTGCAGCAAATGCAGGAGCAACATATGTAAGCCCATTCCTTGGAAGAGTAGATGACATCTCAATGATAGGTATGGATTTAGTTAGAGATATAGCAGAAATATTTGCAGTTCATGGAATAGAAACAGAAATAATAGCAGCAAGCGTAAGAAATCCAATTCATGTAATAGAAGCAGCAAAAGCAGGCGCAGATATATCAACAGTACCTTATAGTTTAGTAATGCAAATGTTAAAACACCCATTAACAGATCAAGGATTAGAAAGATTCAAAGCAGACTGGGCAGCAGCATTTGGAAAATAG
- the tkt gene encoding transketolase, which produces MSRELDKLSINAIRVLSADAIEKSKSGHPGLPLGSATMAYTLWTKMNHNGKNPEWDNRDRFVLSAGHGSMLEYSLLHLFGYGLTVEDIKNFRQFGSLTPGHPEFGHTKGVEITTGPLGQGICNAVGFAIAEAHLAEKFNKPDYSVVDHYTYAIVGDGCLMEGISGEASSLAGTLGLGKLVVLYDSNNISIEGNTDIAFREDVAKRYEAYGWQVLNVADGNDIDTIEKAIEAAKAETTKPSIIIVKNQIGFGCPAKQGKASAHGEPLGADNVIAMKENLGWKTEPAFYVPDEVYTNMNEHIAKGEKTEEAWNELFKSYAKAYPELAAEYTKWMSGELDKEALLNNEELWRFDKEMATRESSGIMINRLAKLIPNFIGGSADLAPSNKTHMNDRGDFSAEDRSGSNLHFGVREHAMAAIANGMYAHGGLKVFCATFFVFSDYMKGAMRLSALMNLPVAYVLTHDSIGVGEDGPTHEPIEQLAALRSMPNMTVFRPADSKETAAAWYYAVTNGTTPTSLVLTRQKLPLYDGCPKRALKGGYILKDSKKETPDVLLMASGSEVELIYKAAAELETKGIDARVISMPSFELFDAQDEAYKESVMPNKVRARVAVEALTSFGWHKYVGLDGDVISLDTFGASGKAEILFEKFGFTVENVVEKAINVAKK; this is translated from the coding sequence ATGAGTAGAGAATTAGATAAATTATCTATTAACGCAATAAGAGTATTATCAGCAGATGCTATTGAAAAATCAAAATCAGGACATCCAGGTTTACCACTTGGATCAGCTACAATGGCTTATACATTATGGACAAAGATGAATCATAATGGAAAGAACCCTGAATGGGATAACAGAGATAGATTTGTATTATCAGCAGGACATGGTTCAATGCTTGAATATTCATTGCTACATTTATTTGGATATGGACTTACAGTTGAAGATATTAAAAACTTTAGACAATTCGGAAGTTTAACACCAGGACATCCAGAGTTTGGTCATACAAAAGGTGTTGAAATAACAACAGGACCACTTGGACAAGGTATTTGTAATGCAGTAGGTTTTGCTATAGCAGAAGCACATCTTGCAGAAAAATTCAATAAACCAGATTATAGCGTAGTTGATCACTATACATATGCTATAGTTGGAGACGGATGCCTTATGGAAGGTATCTCAGGAGAAGCGTCATCTCTTGCTGGAACTTTAGGTCTTGGAAAATTAGTCGTATTATATGATTCAAATAATATTTCAATTGAAGGAAATACAGACATAGCATTTAGAGAGGATGTAGCTAAGAGATACGAAGCTTATGGATGGCAAGTACTAAATGTAGCAGATGGAAATGATATAGATACAATAGAAAAAGCAATAGAAGCAGCTAAAGCAGAAACAACAAAACCTTCTATTATAATAGTTAAAAATCAAATTGGTTTTGGATGCCCAGCAAAACAAGGAAAAGCTTCAGCACATGGTGAACCTTTAGGAGCAGACAATGTAATTGCTATGAAGGAAAACTTAGGATGGAAGACTGAGCCTGCATTCTACGTGCCAGACGAAGTGTATACAAATATGAATGAACACATAGCAAAAGGCGAAAAGACTGAAGAAGCTTGGAATGAGTTGTTTAAATCATATGCAAAAGCTTATCCAGAACTTGCAGCAGAATATACTAAATGGATGAGTGGGGAACTTGATAAAGAAGCTTTATTAAACAATGAAGAACTTTGGAGATTTGATAAAGAAATGGCTACAAGAGAATCTTCAGGAATAATGATAAATAGATTAGCTAAACTAATTCCAAACTTCATTGGAGGATCAGCAGATTTAGCTCCATCTAACAAAACTCATATGAACGATAGAGGAGATTTCTCAGCAGAAGATAGAAGCGGATCAAACCTTCACTTTGGGGTTAGAGAACATGCTATGGCAGCTATCGCTAACGGAATGTATGCTCATGGAGGACTTAAAGTATTCTGTGCAACATTCTTTGTATTCAGCGATTACATGAAGGGTGCTATGAGATTATCAGCTCTTATGAATCTTCCAGTAGCTTATGTATTAACACATGATAGTATTGGAGTAGGGGAAGATGGGCCAACTCATGAACCAATAGAACAATTAGCAGCTCTTAGAAGTATGCCAAACATGACAGTATTTAGACCAGCAGATTCAAAAGAAACTGCAGCAGCTTGGTACTATGCTGTAACTAATGGAACTACTCCAACATCATTAGTATTAACAAGACAAAAGTTACCACTATATGATGGATGTCCTAAGAGAGCATTAAAGGGTGGATATATCTTAAAAGATTCTAAGAAAGAAACTCCAGATGTACTTTTAATGGCATCAGGTTCAGAAGTAGAATTAATATACAAAGCAGCAGCTGAATTAGAAACTAAAGGAATAGATGCAAGAGTTATCAGTATGCCATCATTTGAATTATTTGATGCTCAAGATGAGGCTTATAAAGAATCAGTTATGCCAAATAAAGTTCGTGCTAGAGTTGCAGTAGAAGCATTAACAAGCTTTGGATGGCACAAATATGTGGGTCTTGATGGAGATGTTATATCTTTAGATACTTTTGGAGCATCAGGTAAAGCAGAAATCCTATTCGAGAAATTTGGATTCACTGTAGAAAATGTTGTTGAAAAGGCTATTAATGTAGCAAAGAAATAG
- a CDS encoding DUF4867 family protein: MIIKNVNDKEFKKYGQVLKNYDCTEIIEKMKSTPLPEDVIYEPSIKELEELAIAKELQDREYGELPIQIGYCNGNNYMLNAVEYHRSSEINIAATDLILLIGSQQDIEDDYSYDTSKIEAFKVPAGTAIEVYATTLHYAPCNVNEEGFRCVVVLPRDTNLPLENKAEKSGEDALLFARNKWLIGHKDTDLGEQGAFIGLVGENISIK; this comes from the coding sequence ATGATTATTAAAAATGTTAATGATAAAGAGTTTAAAAAGTATGGACAAGTACTAAAAAACTATGATTGTACAGAAATAATTGAAAAAATGAAAAGTACACCACTACCAGAAGATGTAATATATGAACCATCAATTAAGGAACTTGAAGAATTAGCTATAGCTAAAGAGTTACAAGATAGAGAATATGGAGAATTACCAATACAAATAGGATACTGTAATGGTAACAACTATATGTTAAATGCAGTAGAATATCATCGTTCATCTGAGATTAATATCGCAGCAACTGATCTTATATTACTTATAGGAAGTCAACAAGATATTGAAGACGATTACTCATATGATACATCTAAAATTGAAGCTTTCAAAGTTCCAGCTGGAACTGCAATTGAAGTATATGCAACTACTCTTCATTATGCACCTTGTAATGTAAATGAAGAAGGTTTTAGATGCGTTGTAGTTCTACCAAGGGACACAAATTTACCTTTAGAAAACAAGGCTGAAAAAAGTGGAGAAGATGCATTATTATTTGCTAGAAATAAATGGCTAATTGGTCACAAGGATACAGATTTAGGTGAACAAGGAGCATTTATAGGGTTAGTTGGAGAAAATATCTCAATAAAATAG
- a CDS encoding L-fucose/L-arabinose isomerase family protein — protein MNNIPQVKLGIVAVSRDCFPMELSANRRKAVVEAFNGEIFECQTTVENEKDMRKALAEVKEAGVNALVVYLGNFGPETSETLLAKEFDGPVMFAAASEESGDNLIGGRGDAYCGMLNASYNLALRNIKAYIPEYPVGTAPEVAGMISEFVPVATALLGLKNLKIISFGPRPQDFLACNAPIKQLYNLGVEIEENSELDLFAAFNAHKDDPRIPDVIASMEKELGEGNKMPGILPKLAQYEITLLDWMEEHKGSREYIVFANKCWPSFQTQFGFVPCYVNSRLTAMGIPVSCEVDIYGALSEYIGTCISQDVVTLLDINNTVPADMYESEVKGKFNYSLNDTFMAFHCGNTAACKLTCGTMKNQMIMARALEPNQEPNITRGTLEGDIVPGDITFFRLQSNADAELTAYVAEGEVLPVATRSFGAIGVFAIPEMGRFYRHVLVEGRYPHHGAVAFGHFGKAAYNLFRYLGVKEVGFNQPKGMLYKTENPFA, from the coding sequence ATGAATAATATACCACAAGTAAAATTAGGAATTGTTGCAGTAAGCAGAGATTGTTTCCCAATGGAATTATCAGCAAATAGAAGAAAAGCAGTAGTAGAAGCTTTTAATGGAGAAATTTTTGAATGTCAAACAACTGTTGAAAATGAAAAGGATATGAGAAAAGCTTTAGCTGAAGTTAAAGAAGCTGGAGTAAACGCATTAGTTGTATATTTAGGAAACTTTGGTCCTGAAACTTCAGAAACTTTACTTGCTAAAGAATTTGATGGACCAGTTATGTTTGCAGCTGCTTCAGAAGAAAGCGGAGATAATTTAATAGGCGGACGTGGAGATGCATATTGCGGAATGTTAAATGCTAGCTACAATTTAGCTTTAAGAAACATTAAAGCATACATTCCAGAATATCCAGTAGGAACAGCTCCAGAAGTTGCAGGAATGATTTCAGAATTTGTGCCAGTTGCTACTGCATTATTAGGATTAAAGAACTTAAAAATAATTTCTTTTGGTCCAAGACCTCAAGATTTCTTAGCTTGTAATGCACCAATTAAACAATTATACAATTTAGGTGTTGAAATAGAAGAAAATTCAGAATTAGATTTATTTGCTGCATTTAATGCTCATAAAGATGATCCAAGAATTCCAGACGTTATAGCTAGCATGGAAAAAGAATTAGGTGAAGGAAATAAAATGCCTGGTATCTTACCAAAGCTTGCTCAATATGAAATTACATTATTAGACTGGATGGAAGAACATAAAGGTTCAAGAGAATACATTGTATTTGCCAATAAATGCTGGCCTTCATTCCAAACACAATTTGGATTTGTACCATGTTATGTAAACAGTCGTCTAACAGCTATGGGAATCCCAGTATCATGTGAAGTTGATATTTATGGTGCATTAAGTGAATACATCGGAACTTGCATAAGCCAAGATGTTGTAACATTACTTGATATAAACAATACAGTTCCAGCTGATATGTATGAATCAGAAGTTAAAGGGAAATTTAATTATTCATTAAATGATACATTCATGGCATTCCACTGTGGTAATACAGCAGCTTGTAAATTAACATGTGGAACAATGAAAAACCAAATGATTATGGCAAGAGCTCTTGAACCAAATCAAGAACCAAATATAACTAGAGGAACACTTGAAGGAGATATAGTACCAGGAGATATTACATTCTTCAGATTACAAAGTAATGCAGATGCAGAGCTTACAGCTTATGTAGCAGAAGGTGAAGTATTACCAGTTGCAACTCGTTCATTTGGAGCTATAGGAGTATTTGCAATTCCTGAAATGGGAAGATTCTATCGTCACGTATTAGTAGAAGGCAGATATCCTCATCATGGAGCAGTTGCATTTGGACACTTTGGAAAAGCAGCTTACAACTTATTTAGATATTTAGGTGTTAAAGAAGTTGGATTCAATCAACCAAAAGGTATGCTTTACAAAACTGAAAATCCATTTGCATAG
- a CDS encoding GntR family transcriptional regulator — MKGEINLCQAEKSYAKEIYKQIKLDILNQRIKDGDFLTLSELADKYNVSKTPVRDALGALEIQGYLKSLPRKGYLVKPITQKNIRESFQMRFIFEKVAVSLAVKLASDSELQNIMQLAAKFPEVSQENEIALFNELNDMFHMSIIKATHNSLLIEMCEGVMENLSRILMTDSKHLEFVNEKEEHINIARALIHRDSKNAEKLITEHLLHLESRVNTNESIIV, encoded by the coding sequence GTGAAAGGAGAGATAAATCTGTGTCAAGCTGAAAAGTCGTATGCTAAAGAAATATATAAGCAAATTAAGTTAGATATTTTGAACCAAAGAATAAAGGATGGCGATTTTCTTACATTATCAGAACTAGCTGATAAGTACAATGTGAGTAAAACACCTGTAAGAGATGCGCTAGGAGCGTTAGAGATTCAAGGATATCTTAAATCTTTACCTAGAAAAGGTTATTTAGTAAAACCTATAACACAGAAAAATATAAGAGAATCTTTTCAAATGAGATTTATTTTTGAAAAAGTAGCTGTAAGTTTAGCAGTAAAACTGGCTAGTGATTCGGAATTGCAAAATATAATGCAATTAGCTGCGAAATTTCCAGAAGTCTCGCAGGAAAATGAGATTGCACTGTTTAATGAGTTGAATGATATGTTTCATATGTCGATTATAAAAGCAACTCACAATTCTCTTCTGATTGAAATGTGTGAAGGAGTTATGGAAAATTTATCACGGATACTAATGACAGACAGCAAACATTTAGAGTTTGTGAATGAAAAAGAAGAACATATAAATATAGCAAGAGCACTGATTCACAGAGATAGTAAAAATGCAGAAAAACTTATAACAGAGCATCTTCTACATTTAGAATCAAGAGTAAATACTAATGAAAGCATTATAGTATAA